From Streptomyces sp. NBC_01551:
GTCGCCGCGCGCCAGGGCCGGTGGGGCGCGGCCGCGGCCGGCCTGTACTGGCTCCAGCCGTACCTCGCGCTGGGCGGGCCGGGCGCCCCGCTGCGCCCCGCCGATCTGGCCGGGGCGACCGCCGCCCGGCCGGTGCGCTCCCTGCGCGCTGCCCTCCGTACGGCCGCCGCGAGCACCCGTACGTCCGCGCGGGCCGAGGAGGCGGACGCGGCGCGGGCCGCCGCGTACCGGGCCGATCTGGCCGCCGGCACCGACCGGTTCCTCGAACCGCGCCGGCCGGACTGCCCCTGGTGCGGTTCGGAGCGGCTCGCGGTCCGCGTCCGGGTGCCCGACCTGCTCCAGGGCAAGCCCGGCCTGTTCACCCTGGAGCAGTGCGCGGACTGCCGTCACGTCTTCCAGAACCCCCGGCTGACCCTGGAGGGGCTGGACTTCTACTACCGGGACTTCTACGACGGGCGCGGCGGCGAGGGCGCGGGCACGGTCTTCGGGCGGCTCGGCGCCGCGTACCGCGGCCGCGCCGAGATGCTCCGGCCGTACACGGGCGCCGCCGGCCCCGGCTCCTGGCTGGACGTCGGCACCGGGCACGGCCACTTCTGCAACGCGGCGCGGGCCGTGTGGCCGCACACCCGGTTCGACGGTCTGGACATGGGCGACGGCGTCCGCGAGGCCGAGCGGCGCGGCTGGGTGGAGGCCGGATTCCTGGGCCAGTTCCCGGAGTTCGCGGACAAGCTGGCGGGCCGCTACGAGGTGGTCAGCATGTACCACTACCTGGAGCACACCCGGGATCCGCTGGCCGAGCTGGACACGGCCGCGGCGGTGCTCGCCCCCGGCGGGCTGCTGGCCATCGAGCTCCCCGACCCGGAGTCGCGGATGGCCCGGCTGCTGGGGCCTGCCTGGTTGCCCTGGTTCCAGCCGCAGCACCAGCACCTGATCCCGGCGGCGAACCTGCGCGAGGCGCTGGCCGACCGGGGGTTCGCCGTCCTGGCCGAGGAGCACGGCCCGGCCCACCAGGGCAACGACTTCTTCGGCGCGGTGGCCCTGACCGCCACCCGGCTGGCCCCGGACCCGGACCGCCCCTGGGCCGACCCGGCGACGCCCCGGCAGCGCGCGGCGGCCGTCGCCGTACGGGCGCTGGCGCTGCCCGCCTTCGCCGGCGCGGCGGCGCTCGACGCGGTGCGCAGCGTCGCGGCCCGGCGCACGGACGGCGGGAACGCGTACCGGATGCTGGCCCGCCTGACCCCCACCGGGGAACGACCGTGACGGCCACCACCGGGGCGGGAGCCGCCGGGGCAGGGGCGGGAGCCGCTGCCAGGGCAGAGGCCGCCACCGGGGCAGGGGTCGCCGTCGGGGCTCAGGACATCGCCCGCCGGGCCACCGCCGACCCGCTGTTCCGGCTCGTCGCCTACGCCCTGGAGGCCGCGCACGACCGGCCCCCGGCCGCCGTGTGGAGCGCCCCGTACGCCTTCCACCTGGGCTCCCCCGGGCTGGTCGCGGCGGCCGGCTGGCCGGTGGCGGCCGCCGCCGCGCCGCGCACCGACGGCCTGGTGCGGCTCAGCTCCCTCGGGCACCCCGCCGACAGCTGCGATCTCCCGCTGACCCCGTCCGGGCCGGCGCCCGACGCGCCGGCCTGGGCGGTGCGGCCGTACGCCGTGCTACGCGCCCTGGCCCGGGCCGGATACGGGCGCGGCGGCACCGACCTGCACCTCCAGGGCTCCCTCACGGCGGCCGCCGGGCTGGCCACGGCGGAGCCCGCCGACTGCGCGGTGGCGCTCGCGGTGGCCGACGTCCACACCCCGGCGGGCCAGGACCCGGACCGCGAACGGCTGGCCCGGCTGCTGGCGCGGGCCCTGCCGGACGGGGACGAGGCGCTGCGCCGGGCGGTGCTGTTCGCCCGGCCGGGCGAGGCGCTGCTGACCGGCTCCGGGAGCGGGCTGCGGCACGTGCCCTTCGACCCGGCCGCTTCGGGGGCGCGGCTGGTGCTGCTCGCCGTCCGGGGCGATCCCGGCGACCGGGCGGCGGAACTGGCCCGGGCGGTGGCGTGTGCCCGCCGGGCCGGGGCGCTGAGCGCCTGGCCGCCGGGGCAGGGGCCGGGGCGGAGCGTGCTGGTGCTGCTGCCCGAGGCACGTCTGGCGGCGGTGCGGGCCGCGGTCGCGGAGGAGTTCCGCGACCGCGGGCGTCCCGTGCCGCGCTTCCTGAACAT
This genomic window contains:
- a CDS encoding class I SAM-dependent methyltransferase → MTPPPFHGVRWTSALLLAALGAGTVRARRRLRAIPVLPLTPPGAAGLPRAAGWRLLTARGVEPDAATFLAACAHAEREGLRVVDLLPGDLAAERALGLLRLVDPAGYRHDRLGEGRGAGYAVLVDEEVLARAGVEPGGPRPDPAELLALVRRLKEYAADATGLAVAPALSAGRPAEPTGPVRVAEMRAQGLPPGALAAAQLAGLAMLAGVAARQGRWGAAAAGLYWLQPYLALGGPGAPLRPADLAGATAARPVRSLRAALRTAAASTRTSARAEEADAARAAAYRADLAAGTDRFLEPRRPDCPWCGSERLAVRVRVPDLLQGKPGLFTLEQCADCRHVFQNPRLTLEGLDFYYRDFYDGRGGEGAGTVFGRLGAAYRGRAEMLRPYTGAAGPGSWLDVGTGHGHFCNAARAVWPHTRFDGLDMGDGVREAERRGWVEAGFLGQFPEFADKLAGRYEVVSMYHYLEHTRDPLAELDTAAAVLAPGGLLAIELPDPESRMARLLGPAWLPWFQPQHQHLIPAANLREALADRGFAVLAEEHGPAHQGNDFFGAVALTATRLAPDPDRPWADPATPRQRAAAVAVRALALPAFAGAAALDAVRSVAARRTDGGNAYRMLARLTPTGERP
- a CDS encoding galactokinase; this encodes MTATTGAGAAGAGAGAAARAEAATGAGVAVGAQDIARRATADPLFRLVAYALEAAHDRPPAAVWSAPYAFHLGSPGLVAAAGWPVAAAAAPRTDGLVRLSSLGHPADSCDLPLTPSGPAPDAPAWAVRPYAVLRALARAGYGRGGTDLHLQGSLTAAAGLATAEPADCAVALAVADVHTPAGQDPDRERLARLLARALPDGDEALRRAVLFARPGEALLTGSGSGLRHVPFDPAASGARLVLLAVRGDPGDRAAELARAVACARRAGALSAWPPGQGPGRSVLVLLPEARLAAVRAAVAEEFRDRGRPVPRFLNIAVAGAARREE